The following are encoded in a window of Leptospira selangorensis genomic DNA:
- a CDS encoding CapA family protein, producing MLFFRKHFISSIRIFFYFPFLFLFACAGVPENSSGSEKPPESQTSIVDKIETQIEKLFGKEEDPEVVKILLGGDVMFNWGIRDTIKSKGELAPVKGLKSVFETADLRVLNLETPVVSEKSWDHGKAYVFQAKESDLETMSFLGVDLVSLGNNHAMDHGPEGLEETFKFLGNRKIASIGAGKNLEFAFRPWIWEGKDTNLRIYSATNVAEGRSHYAGQTPGVMPLDPELILKKIQIEKFQLNSSKTSKRDKKSKLVSPGKQFRILSIHWGVEYSPFPTIEQRKIAKTLADGGLDIIVGHHPHIPQGIEKIGNTIIFYSLGNLIFGSRNAYLNHNLIVILHIKKNKLINIELVPIFGKFQNEDHLVRPLEGKEAENFLKEIAVLSQDLGTKIRIDGDRAWVELD from the coding sequence ATGTTGTTTTTCCGAAAACACTTCATTTCCTCGATTCGGATCTTTTTCTATTTTCCGTTTTTATTCTTGTTTGCCTGCGCTGGAGTTCCTGAAAATTCTTCCGGTTCCGAAAAACCTCCTGAATCGCAAACTAGTATAGTAGATAAGATCGAAACCCAAATAGAAAAATTATTTGGAAAAGAAGAAGATCCCGAAGTAGTAAAAATACTATTGGGTGGAGACGTCATGTTTAATTGGGGGATCCGGGATACGATCAAGTCCAAAGGAGAATTAGCCCCAGTTAAAGGTCTTAAATCCGTTTTTGAAACTGCGGACCTAAGAGTTCTAAATTTAGAAACTCCTGTCGTATCCGAAAAAAGTTGGGATCATGGTAAGGCTTACGTCTTCCAAGCAAAAGAATCCGATCTAGAAACTATGAGCTTCCTAGGAGTGGATCTTGTTTCTTTAGGCAATAATCACGCGATGGATCATGGTCCGGAAGGATTGGAAGAAACTTTCAAATTTTTAGGAAATAGAAAGATCGCTTCTATAGGTGCGGGAAAAAATTTAGAGTTCGCTTTTCGCCCTTGGATCTGGGAAGGGAAAGACACCAATCTTAGGATTTATTCTGCCACTAATGTAGCGGAAGGTAGATCTCATTACGCAGGGCAGACTCCAGGTGTTATGCCTTTGGATCCTGAACTGATCTTAAAAAAAATCCAAATAGAAAAATTCCAACTGAATTCATCTAAAACTTCTAAACGAGATAAAAAATCTAAATTAGTTTCTCCCGGAAAACAATTTAGGATACTTTCAATCCATTGGGGAGTGGAATATTCTCCTTTTCCAACTATCGAACAGAGAAAGATCGCAAAAACTTTGGCCGATGGGGGATTGGATATTATAGTAGGGCATCATCCTCATATTCCTCAAGGTATCGAGAAGATAGGAAACACGATCATATTTTATTCTTTGGGAAATTTGATTTTCGGAAGTAGGAACGCCTATTTAAACCATAACTTAATCGTAATACTTCATATTAAGAAAAACAAATTGATCAATATAGAGCTTGTGCCTATTTTTGGAAAGTTCCAAAACGAAGATCATTTGGTCAGGCCTCTTGAAGGAAAGGAAGCCGAGAATTTTTTAAAAGAAATTGCAGTCCTTTCCCAAGACTTGGGTACTAAGATTCGGATCGATGGGGACAGGGCCTGGGTGGAACTGGATTAA
- a CDS encoding PhoH family protein produces MRKEQFTFENQDLYRKICGINDTGVRNLEKQLEIDLIPRGNGFQVEGIPTKVEFALDFFRLLETNYRDRPDRDFTDSFDFGYLLKQATREKKKEERKSDDEPFKPNEKILTTYKGKHLYSRTKNQEKYIQSFLNNLITFGIGPAGTGKTFLSVAMACRFLQNGIVDKIVLTRPAVEAGENLGFLPGDLNQKVDPYLRPVYDALNECIGFEKTQEYIALTKIEIAPVAFMRGRTLSKSFIILDEAQNCTLAQLKMIMTRLGRNSRMCISGDVTQIDLEHGRSGFDRVVNLFRQTEGIGQVFFGKEDITRHPLVETIVRKFEEL; encoded by the coding sequence ATCAGGAAAGAACAGTTTACTTTCGAAAACCAAGACCTGTATCGTAAGATCTGCGGGATCAACGATACGGGTGTCAGAAATTTGGAAAAACAATTGGAGATCGATCTAATCCCTCGAGGGAACGGTTTCCAGGTAGAAGGAATTCCTACAAAGGTGGAATTCGCCTTAGATTTTTTCAGATTATTGGAAACCAATTATAGGGACAGACCGGACCGTGATTTTACGGATTCATTCGATTTCGGTTATCTTCTCAAACAAGCCACTCGGGAAAAGAAGAAGGAAGAGCGTAAGTCGGATGACGAGCCTTTCAAACCTAATGAAAAAATTCTCACCACATACAAGGGAAAACATCTTTATTCCAGGACTAAAAACCAGGAAAAGTATATTCAATCTTTCTTAAATAATCTGATCACTTTCGGGATCGGTCCTGCTGGAACCGGAAAAACATTCTTATCGGTCGCAATGGCTTGCAGATTTTTGCAAAATGGGATCGTGGATAAGATCGTTCTAACAAGACCTGCGGTAGAAGCTGGAGAAAATCTAGGATTTTTACCCGGAGATTTGAATCAAAAAGTGGATCCATATCTTCGTCCGGTTTACGACGCTCTGAACGAATGTATCGGTTTCGAAAAAACCCAAGAATACATAGCGCTTACAAAAATAGAGATCGCACCGGTAGCATTCATGAGGGGAAGGACTCTCTCCAAAAGTTTTATCATTTTGGACGAGGCCCAAAACTGTACTCTGGCTCAGCTTAAAATGATTATGACCCGTTTGGGCCGAAATTCCAGGATGTGTATCTCCGGAGACGTGACCCAAATCGACTTAGAACATGGTAGATCTGGTTTCGATCGTGTGGTAAACTTATTCAGACAGACGGAAGGAATCGGCCAGGTGTTTTTCGGAAAAGAAGATATCACAAGACACCCTCTGGTGGAAACCATCGTGAGGAAGTTCGAGGAATTGTAA
- a CDS encoding FitA-like ribbon-helix-helix domain-containing protein, producing MANLQVRDIDDRLYEALKRRAEMEHRSVSQAVVLLIENYLAHDNKESERKTLGFLELSGSWVDDRSPDKIVKDIRSSRTKNTLGKDADELFD from the coding sequence ATGGCAAACTTACAAGTCAGGGACATAGACGACAGACTCTATGAAGCATTAAAAAGGAGGGCCGAAATGGAACACAGATCCGTAAGCCAAGCAGTAGTTCTTCTGATCGAAAACTATCTAGCACATGACAATAAAGAATCCGAACGTAAGACCTTAGGTTTTTTAGAATTATCAGGCTCTTGGGTAGATGACAGAAGTCCTGATAAAATCGTAAAGGACATACGCTCCTCTCGAACCAAGAACACATTAGGGAAAGATGCAGATGAGCTATTTGATTGA
- a CDS encoding SBBP repeat-containing protein — protein sequence MSFAVRRYSISILFIVLNTVSCSSPGQSIPAELALLFGGSTENNIPSEPTKPWPKFLGVFGTLTFASGASVDPDGNIIVTGFTEGNLGGQPMLGKLDSYITKYDEEGTRLWTRHLGGGPKDFSKGSTYGLAIKSDKDGNILSTGMTVVEILDGQNKIGYQDAYLSKYDKDGNKKWTRMIGGGSNTDFHEGTSAGRGVSSDQFGNIYVTGTTNAGTFFGEKNTAEHNGLFMVKYDPDGNQIWARTARNTGPDNIESIAGDLTIDSNGEIYFVGAAQGGFDDQTQIGIEDALLIKYDSDGHKLWVRLLGVPDQISIANDISLDPGKNIYIVGSTSGELDGQTPIGTTDTFIVKYDKDGNKLWTRLIGNPDYSSFFRAETQGFGITVDPNGNSYIAGTISAVKILFTNSINNAFAAKFDTDGNLVWSNLKYMEEATKCEVRAQDVVLGLNDSFFVVGYTSCLLNIMDPVNGINSLFISKESP from the coding sequence ATGAGCTTTGCCGTAAGAAGATATTCTATTTCTATCCTGTTTATAGTTTTAAACACCGTTTCTTGTTCATCTCCCGGACAGTCCATTCCTGCGGAACTGGCTTTGCTCTTCGGGGGATCCACAGAGAATAATATTCCTTCCGAGCCTACAAAACCCTGGCCAAAATTTTTAGGAGTTTTTGGAACTTTAACTTTTGCATCCGGAGCAAGTGTAGATCCCGACGGAAATATAATCGTTACCGGATTTACGGAAGGGAATTTGGGCGGCCAACCTATGCTTGGCAAGTTGGATTCTTATATTACTAAATATGATGAAGAAGGCACAAGACTTTGGACCAGGCATTTGGGTGGAGGTCCTAAAGATTTCTCTAAGGGAAGTACTTACGGTCTTGCTATCAAGTCCGACAAAGATGGGAACATTTTAAGTACAGGAATGACAGTCGTAGAGATATTAGATGGGCAGAATAAAATCGGATACCAAGATGCTTATTTATCAAAATATGATAAAGATGGGAATAAAAAATGGACCAGAATGATCGGTGGGGGGAGTAACACTGATTTTCACGAGGGTACTTCTGCAGGAAGAGGAGTGTCTTCGGATCAATTCGGAAATATTTATGTAACAGGAACTACGAACGCAGGTACCTTCTTTGGCGAAAAGAACACGGCCGAACATAACGGTTTATTTATGGTTAAATACGATCCGGACGGAAACCAGATATGGGCGAGAACAGCACGCAATACCGGACCGGATAATATTGAATCGATTGCCGGCGATCTAACAATCGATTCGAATGGAGAGATCTATTTTGTCGGAGCAGCCCAAGGTGGTTTCGATGATCAAACCCAAATTGGGATAGAGGATGCGCTTCTAATTAAATATGATTCGGATGGGCACAAACTTTGGGTCCGCTTATTAGGCGTTCCTGATCAAATTTCAATTGCGAATGATATAAGCTTAGATCCGGGCAAAAATATTTATATAGTAGGTAGTACATCCGGTGAACTGGATGGTCAAACTCCGATCGGAACTACTGATACTTTTATAGTAAAATACGATAAGGATGGGAACAAACTATGGACCAGACTTATCGGAAATCCTGACTATTCTAGTTTTTTCAGGGCGGAAACCCAAGGTTTCGGAATTACTGTAGACCCAAATGGAAACTCATATATTGCCGGAACGATTTCTGCGGTAAAAATACTCTTCACCAATTCAATAAATAATGCTTTCGCAGCAAAATTCGACACGGATGGGAATTTAGTTTGGTCAAATTTGAAATATATGGAAGAGGCCACAAAATGTGAGGTCCGAGCCCAAGATGTAGTCCTTGGATTGAATGATTCATTTTTTGTAGTCGGTTATACTTCCTGTCTTTTAAATATAATGGATCCTGTAAACGGTATCAATAGCTTATTCATTTCAAAAGAATCCCCTTAA
- the aspS gene encoding aspartate--tRNA ligase yields the protein MEDWILEGYKSRAWAGEVTDAQEGKTLTLFGWSFRFRDQGGVIFVDLRDRTGILQVVLRKEILGENFVSAEKIRSEYVIAVQGKLKKRDAESINPKMKTGTIELVVDQLIILNSAKTPPFSLDEFEEISEENRLKYRYLDFRRDELKNRMIKRHEFVFAIRNYLNSRKFVEIETPILNKSTPEGARDFLVPSRLNPNSFYALPQSPQIFKQILMVGGMERYFQIVKCFRDEDLRADRQPEFTQLDMEFSFVSQEEILSEIEGLFSKVMKDVFSLDFKGPFSRMPYKQAMEEYGSDKPDLRFGMKLVDVSEIVKDSDFQVFAGAVANGGVVKAVCVPGGSIISRKEIEDLTAWLNRDYKAKGLAYMKHGAEGLESTITKRFTPEALSKIASMVGSKEGDMVFFGADEREIVNHSLGALRLKLSERFDKPAEGSFHISWIVDFPMFEWNKDSKRWDSLHHPFTSPGDSSLEIFSSEERLQKEAGNALAKAYDLVLNGVEIGGGSIRIHSKDVQTRVFSTLGIGPEEAKEKFGFLLEALEYGAPPHGGIAFGIDRIMMLMTGGKSIRDVIAFPKTQKGVCLMSECPSEVEEKQLQELKLRLIKV from the coding sequence TTGGAAGATTGGATTTTAGAAGGTTATAAATCAAGAGCCTGGGCGGGAGAAGTAACTGACGCCCAAGAGGGAAAAACTCTCACTTTATTCGGTTGGTCTTTCCGATTCCGGGACCAAGGCGGGGTCATCTTTGTGGATCTCCGTGATAGAACAGGGATACTTCAAGTAGTATTACGTAAAGAAATCCTGGGAGAGAACTTTGTTTCTGCAGAGAAGATCCGCTCCGAGTACGTGATTGCAGTCCAAGGGAAACTTAAAAAACGGGATGCGGAAAGTATTAATCCCAAAATGAAAACCGGGACGATTGAGCTTGTTGTAGACCAATTGATTATTCTGAACTCGGCAAAAACTCCTCCTTTCTCCTTGGATGAGTTCGAAGAGATTTCCGAAGAGAACAGACTCAAATACAGATATCTGGATTTCAGAAGAGACGAACTTAAGAACAGAATGATAAAACGTCATGAGTTCGTATTCGCAATTCGTAATTATCTAAATTCTCGTAAGTTCGTAGAGATTGAAACTCCGATCCTGAACAAGTCCACTCCGGAAGGAGCACGCGACTTTTTGGTACCTTCTCGCTTAAACCCGAACTCATTCTATGCTCTTCCTCAGTCTCCTCAGATCTTTAAACAGATCCTGATGGTTGGGGGAATGGAGAGATATTTCCAGATCGTAAAATGTTTCAGAGATGAGGACCTAAGAGCTGACAGACAGCCTGAGTTCACTCAGTTGGATATGGAATTCTCCTTTGTTTCTCAAGAAGAGATCCTTTCCGAGATTGAAGGTCTATTCTCCAAAGTGATGAAGGATGTATTCAGTCTGGATTTCAAGGGCCCATTCTCTAGAATGCCTTATAAACAAGCCATGGAAGAATACGGTTCCGATAAACCTGACCTTCGTTTCGGAATGAAATTGGTAGATGTTTCGGAGATCGTAAAAGATTCGGATTTCCAGGTATTTGCAGGTGCAGTTGCAAACGGCGGAGTAGTAAAAGCAGTCTGTGTTCCTGGCGGTTCTATAATTTCCAGAAAAGAGATAGAAGATCTGACTGCTTGGTTGAACCGAGATTATAAAGCAAAAGGCCTTGCTTACATGAAACACGGGGCAGAAGGATTAGAATCCACTATTACAAAACGATTCACTCCGGAAGCTCTTTCTAAAATCGCAAGTATGGTCGGCTCAAAAGAAGGAGACATGGTCTTTTTCGGAGCGGATGAAAGAGAAATCGTAAATCATTCCCTAGGCGCTCTACGTCTGAAACTTTCGGAAAGATTTGACAAACCTGCAGAAGGAAGCTTTCATATTTCCTGGATCGTGGACTTTCCTATGTTCGAGTGGAATAAGGACAGCAAACGTTGGGATTCCTTGCACCACCCGTTCACTTCTCCTGGAGATTCCAGTTTGGAAATTTTTTCTTCCGAGGAAAGACTCCAAAAAGAAGCGGGAAATGCACTCGCAAAAGCTTACGATCTGGTGCTAAATGGTGTGGAGATCGGTGGAGGTTCCATTCGTATCCATTCCAAAGATGTGCAGACTCGAGTTTTCTCCACTTTGGGGATCGGACCTGAGGAAGCTAAAGAAAAATTCGGCTTCTTATTGGAGGCCTTGGAATATGGGGCACCTCCTCATGGAGGGATTGCATTCGGAATAGATCGGATCATGATGCTGATGACCGGCGGAAAATCCATCCGAGATGTGATCGCATTCCCTAAAACACAGAAGGGTGTTTGTTTGATGAGCGAATGTCCGTCTGAAGTGGAAGAGAAACAGCTCCAAGAATTGAAGCTTAGGTTGATAAAGGTTTAA
- the dnaB gene encoding replicative DNA helicase yields the protein MQSDSLFELESEKSFLGFLLLKGADNLIDIPLVPEDFYQDTNRRIYKAILDLVDKRIAVDPVSVLNFLKENSLLKDPEREYEYIYSLYKDSVVSHPLGYYAERIKRLSERRKYSKLLMNALELIQKEPGENESVFNQIEQSLTDVSRSADVKGLLPVSGDKAALSEYIKEIMESRGQIKGLRTNFTQFDEMTSGLKEYEMMVLAARPGNGKTTLALNIASNVALIHNRPVVIFSLEMSRMELLLKLVCSYAQVESNKLKRSEVTKSDAPKLIDAIIKVTSSPIYIDDSGALSVDDFKGRVRKLLTNETLGLIIVDYLQLMNDPKNRDGGRQQEVSSISRALKQMAKEARCPVIALSQMNRSIEQRSKDQRPQLADLRESGAIEQDADIVTFIYRGEKGKDEEEDPRMKGMAEIIIAKNRSGPTGSFPLAFRPELSRFDNV from the coding sequence ATGCAATCCGACTCCTTGTTCGAACTGGAATCCGAGAAGTCTTTTCTCGGATTTCTTCTTCTTAAAGGAGCGGATAATCTAATCGATATCCCCCTCGTTCCCGAGGATTTTTACCAAGATACAAACAGAAGAATTTACAAGGCGATTCTGGACCTTGTGGACAAAAGGATCGCTGTAGATCCGGTTTCCGTCCTAAACTTCTTAAAAGAAAACTCCCTACTCAAAGATCCCGAAAGAGAATATGAATATATTTATTCTCTTTATAAGGATTCTGTAGTTTCCCATCCACTGGGTTATTATGCGGAAAGGATCAAACGTCTTTCCGAAAGAAGAAAATATTCGAAATTATTAATGAACGCCCTGGAGTTGATCCAGAAAGAACCGGGCGAAAACGAATCTGTATTCAATCAAATTGAACAAAGTCTTACCGATGTTTCTAGATCTGCGGATGTAAAAGGACTTCTTCCTGTTTCCGGGGATAAGGCGGCGCTCTCCGAATATATCAAAGAGATCATGGAGAGTAGAGGTCAGATCAAAGGTCTCAGAACTAATTTTACTCAGTTTGATGAGATGACTTCCGGTTTGAAAGAATACGAGATGATGGTCTTGGCCGCGAGACCCGGTAACGGTAAGACTACCTTGGCTTTGAATATTGCATCCAACGTGGCGCTGATCCATAATCGACCTGTGGTAATTTTCTCTTTAGAGATGAGTAGAATGGAACTTCTACTCAAACTTGTATGCTCTTATGCTCAGGTAGAATCGAACAAATTAAAACGTTCCGAAGTTACCAAATCGGATGCTCCCAAGTTGATTGATGCAATCATTAAGGTAACTTCTTCTCCTATTTATATTGATGACTCCGGTGCACTAAGCGTAGACGATTTTAAGGGAAGGGTCCGTAAACTTCTCACCAACGAAACTCTTGGACTCATCATTGTGGACTATCTACAGCTCATGAACGATCCCAAAAATAGGGACGGGGGAAGACAACAAGAGGTTTCCTCGATTTCCAGAGCTCTTAAACAGATGGCCAAAGAAGCAAGATGTCCCGTCATCGCACTTTCTCAGATGAACCGTTCCATTGAGCAAAGATCCAAGGACCAAAGACCTCAACTTGCGGACTTAAGAGAGTCGGGTGCGATCGAGCAGGATGCGGATATTGTTACATTCATCTATCGTGGAGAGAAGGGAAAGGACGAAGAGGAAGATCCCAGAATGAAGGGAATGGCGGAGATCATCATCGCCAAAAACAGGTCCGGACCAACAGGTTCTTTTCCACTTGCCTTCCGACCTGAACTTTCCAGATTTGATAACGTGTAG
- a CDS encoding single-stranded DNA-binding protein: MANDINRVTLVGRLTRDPEFKTVNGTSLVNFSLANGRTYVTGGEKKEETHFFDCEAWGKGADIIQQYCKKGKQLVIEGRLKQDTWETMEGKKASRIRIVVENFQMIGGARENGSGEYGSSANSGSSSYSSAQDDMGSSAMDDDIPF; encoded by the coding sequence ATGGCTAACGATATCAATCGGGTGACCCTTGTTGGGCGCCTGACCCGTGATCCGGAATTTAAAACCGTAAACGGGACTTCTCTTGTGAATTTTTCCTTAGCTAACGGTCGCACTTATGTAACCGGCGGAGAGAAAAAAGAGGAAACTCATTTTTTCGACTGCGAGGCTTGGGGAAAAGGCGCGGATATCATCCAGCAATACTGCAAGAAAGGCAAACAACTCGTGATCGAGGGACGCCTTAAGCAGGACACCTGGGAAACCATGGAAGGCAAGAAGGCCTCCCGCATTCGTATCGTTGTGGAAAATTTCCAGATGATAGGCGGTGCAAGGGAGAATGGAAGCGGAGAGTACGGCTCTTCCGCAAATAGCGGATCTTCTTCTTATTCATCTGCTCAAGATGATATGGGAAGTTCTGCAATGGACGACGATATACCTTTTTAA
- the rplI gene encoding 50S ribosomal protein L9 — translation MRVILQKDVSNLGDAGDVREVADGFARNFLFPQRLAVRASEGKTKMALHQKKLADLKKEKRKKDMESVSSGLNGKEFEISVKTGGGDKLFGAVTPADVAALLKTAGFEVDKRKIEFPEPIRNLGSFKLKVRLAEGILPTITVHVKKEEVVSTEA, via the coding sequence ATGAGAGTAATATTACAAAAAGATGTTTCTAACTTAGGAGACGCGGGAGATGTAAGGGAAGTTGCGGACGGTTTCGCTCGTAATTTTCTTTTCCCTCAAAGACTCGCTGTAAGAGCTTCCGAAGGTAAGACCAAAATGGCTCTTCACCAAAAGAAACTTGCAGATCTTAAAAAAGAAAAACGCAAGAAAGATATGGAATCCGTATCGAGTGGACTAAACGGAAAAGAATTCGAAATTTCCGTTAAGACCGGAGGCGGGGATAAACTTTTTGGAGCGGTAACTCCTGCTGATGTAGCAGCTTTGTTGAAAACCGCAGGATTCGAAGTAGACAAACGTAAAATCGAATTCCCAGAGCCTATCCGTAACCTAGGTTCCTTTAAATTAAAAGTGCGTCTTGCAGAAGGTATCCTCCCGACTATCACAGTTCATGTGAAGAAAGAGGAAGTCGTTTCTACCGAAGCGTAA
- a CDS encoding type II toxin-antitoxin system VapC family toxin, which yields MSYLIDTDIIIYSLKEDPIVRQNFLDRKNSIKSVSVITYGELVFGAQKSTYKERNLATVRRIAELFPVIELTEGIMETYGELKAAQQKKGSIVEDFDLLIESTALYLNYTLVTNNERHFQKIPGLRIENWAYVA from the coding sequence ATGAGCTATTTGATTGATACTGATATCATCATCTATAGCTTAAAGGAAGATCCGATTGTTCGGCAAAATTTTTTGGATCGTAAGAACTCCATCAAATCGGTTTCCGTAATCACTTACGGAGAATTGGTCTTTGGAGCCCAGAAATCTACCTACAAGGAAAGAAATCTGGCGACGGTTCGAAGAATTGCCGAACTTTTTCCGGTGATAGAATTGACCGAAGGAATTATGGAAACCTACGGGGAACTCAAAGCTGCTCAACAGAAAAAAGGGAGTATAGTCGAGGACTTTGATCTACTTATAGAATCCACTGCCCTGTATTTGAATTATACCTTAGTCACGAATAACGAAAGGCATTTCCAGAAAATTCCGGGATTGAGAATAGAAAATTGGGCTTACGTAGCTTAA
- the rpsF gene encoding 30S ribosomal protein S6, protein MRNYEITTITRSTAKEVAKTEVLEIFKKHSINVTAEEDWGQKKLWHPIQHQDYGIFTHFKVNAEQSALEKVERDFGLNQNLLRSMIVRLNG, encoded by the coding sequence TTGAGAAACTACGAGATTACTACAATCACGCGTTCAACCGCGAAGGAAGTAGCTAAAACTGAAGTCCTAGAGATCTTCAAAAAGCATTCCATCAACGTTACCGCAGAAGAAGATTGGGGTCAAAAAAAACTTTGGCATCCAATCCAACACCAAGACTACGGAATATTCACACACTTCAAAGTGAATGCAGAACAATCCGCCTTAGAAAAGGTAGAGCGTGACTTTGGTCTGAACCAAAATTTACTTCGCTCTATGATCGTCCGCCTCAATGGCTAA
- the rpsR gene encoding 30S ribosomal protein S18: MSDNEVQEETKQEMTAEGMPLDQDGGRPPKKQNKYKKKVCRFTADPELAKQINYKNTELLERFITNRGKIIPRRITGTSAKYQRILAREIRKARSIGLLPFKVN; encoded by the coding sequence ATGTCAGATAACGAAGTACAAGAAGAAACAAAGCAGGAAATGACTGCTGAGGGCATGCCTTTAGATCAAGATGGAGGACGCCCCCCTAAAAAACAAAACAAGTATAAGAAGAAAGTTTGCCGTTTTACCGCAGACCCTGAACTTGCTAAACAAATTAATTATAAGAATACCGAACTTTTGGAAAGATTTATCACTAACCGTGGTAAGATCATTCCAAGAAGAATTACCGGAACTTCTGCAAAGTATCAAAGAATACTCGCTAGAGAGATCCGCAAAGCGCGCAGCATCGGTCTTCTACCGTTCAAAGTAAACTAA